In the Mauremys mutica isolate MM-2020 ecotype Southern chromosome 13, ASM2049712v1, whole genome shotgun sequence genome, one interval contains:
- the LOC123347300 gene encoding olfactory receptor 49-like, producing MKNQTMVVEFIIVGLSNNHHVNIILFVVLSVVFFLTVMGNIAVVTLSLVDHRLQSPMYFFLRNFSLLEICFSLVIMPKFLYSLLTERKSISLPGCFLQLLLFFVLGCCIFFHVGMMSFDRYMAICHPFRYGTIMNGKVCFQLVLGCWVMSLIIMFPPAFMTVLVPFCGPNVINHFYCDTAALLQLSCIDTGHIEVMLLLSTSLFVLGNFTVTIISYGCIICTILRIPSTTGRKKAFSTCSAHLLVVVIFYSSSIFRYVRRSQRGAQEFDKFVAFFFSVVAQLFNPYIYALRNKQVKQALKDLCGRAFSK from the coding sequence ATGAAGAACCAGACCATGGTGGTGGAATTCATCATTGTGGGACTGTCCAACAACCACCATGTCAACATCATCCTGTTTGTGGTTCTATCGGTTGTCTTCTTCTTGACTGTGATGGGTAACATTGCTGTTGTCACCCTCTCCTTGGTGGACCATCGCCTCCAATcgcccatgtatttcttcctcaggaACTTTTCACTCTTGGAAATCTGCTTCAGCTTAGTCATCATGCCCAAGTTCCTCTACAGCCTCCTGACAGAGAGAAAATCTATTTCCCTCCCTGGTTGTTTCCTtcagttgttgttgttctttgtcCTGGGATGCTGTATATTTTTCCATGTGGGTATGATGTCCTTTGACCGCTACATGGCTATCTGCCATCCCTTTCGTTACGGCACCATCATGAATGGCAAGGTCTGCTTCCAGTTAGTGCTGGGCTGCTGGGTGATGAGTTTAATTATAATGTTTCCCCCAGCCTTTATGACCGTCCTGGTGCCATTCTGTGGCCCCAATGTCATAAACCACTTCTATTGCGACACAGCCGCATTGCTCCAGCTCTCCTGCATAGACACGGGACACATTGAGGTAATGCTGTTGCTTTCAACTTCACTTTTCGTACTTGGaaatttcacagtcactatcattTCCTATGGCTGTATCATCTGTACTATCTTGCGCATCCCATCCACCACAGGAAggaaaaaggccttttccacctgctccgcTCACCTCCTGGTTGTTGTGATATTTTACAGTAGCTCCATCTTCAGGTATGTCCGAAGAAGTCAGCGAGGAGCGCAAGAATTTGACAAATTTGTGGCCTTTTTCTTCTCGGTGGTGGCCCAACTCTTTAACCCCTACATCTACGCTCTCCGCAACAAACAAGTCAAACAGGCCCTGAAGGACCTCTGTGGCAGAGCATTTTCTAAGTGA
- the LOC123348809 gene encoding olfactory receptor 49-like: MKNQSTVVEFIILGLSNRHRLNTSLFVVLLVIFLLTIMGNITVVSLSLVDYRLQSPMYYFLRNFSFLEMCFTSVIMPRFLYSLLTERKSISLPACFLQLLLFFLLGTCVFFHVAMMSFDRYMAICRPLRYGTIMNGRVCFQLVLGCWVMSFLLMFPPTFMVVLLPFCGPNVINHFYCDTAPLLQLSCRDTGHIEVMILVSATVILLGTLTVTIVSYGCIISTIMRIPSTTGRKKAFSTCSAHLMVVVILYSSSIFRYVRPGQRGARDFDKVVSFLYSVVAQLFNPYIYALRNKQVKQALKGVCGRAFSKCVRLS; the protein is encoded by the coding sequence ATGAAGAACCAGAGCACCGTGGTGGAATTCATCATCTTGGGCTTGTCCAACAGACACCGTTTAAACACCTCCCTGTTTGTGGTTCTATTAGTTATCTTCCTGTTAACCATAATGGGTAACATCACTGTTGTCAGCCTCTCCCTGGTGGACTATCGCCTCCAGTCGCCCATGTATTATTTCCTGAGGAACTTCTCTTTTTTGGAAATGTGTTTCACATCCGTCATCATGCCCAGGTTCCTCTACAGCCTCCTGACAGAGAGAAAATCTAtttccctccctgcttgtttccttcAGTTGTTGTTGTTCTTCCTCCTGGGCACCTGTGTATTTTTCCATGTGGCTATGATGTCCTTTGACCGCTACATGGCTATCTGCCGTCCCTTGCGTTACGGCACCATCATGAATGGCAGGGTCTGCTTCCAGTTAGTGCTGGGCTGCTGGGTGATGAGTTTTCTCTTAATGTTTCCTCCAACGTTTATGGTTGTGCTGTTACCGTTCTGTGGCCCCAATGTCATAAACCACTTCTACTGTGACACGGCCCCATTGCTCCAACTCTCCTGCAGGGACACGGGACACATTGAGGTGATGATCTTGGTTTCAGCAACAGTTATCTTACTTGGTACTTTAACAGTCACTATCGTTTCCTATGGCTGTATCATCTCCACTATCATGCGCATCCCGTCCACCACAGGAAGGAAAaaagccttttccacctgctccgcTCACCTGATGGTGGTTGTGATATTGTACAGTAGCTCCATCTTCAGGTACGTCCGACCAGGACAGCGGGGAGCGAGGGACTTTGACAAAGTTGTGTCCTTTCTGTACTCTGTGGTGGCTCAACTCTTTAACCCCTACATCTACGCTCTCCGCAACAAACAAGTCAAACAGGCTCTGAAGGGCGTCTGTGGCAGAGCATTTTCTAAATGTGTGAGGCTCTCATGA